The proteins below come from a single Hyphomicrobium denitrificans ATCC 51888 genomic window:
- a CDS encoding pyridoxal phosphate-dependent aminotransferase — protein MSRPPFTPTIASLPKLVPFVGPEALERARGRPFSARLGANESIFGSSPKAVAAMREAAAENWKYSDPENFELRSAIADHHGVAIENVVVGEGIDGLLGLTCTMFLTPGAHVVTTDGAYPTFNFHVRAHGGVLDLVPMHDMREDVPRLIESAKALSARMLYVSNPNNPMGSWWPAEAMTQFIGALAPETLLILDEAYVETAPEGTAPPIDISNPQVVHYRTFSKAYGLAGARIGYAIGESSVIEAFDKVRNHYGINRVGQIGALAAIRDQAYLRDAVGAIAAARERIAAIASANGLSPLPSAANFVAIDCGRDAAFAEHVLKALLDRDVFVRKPIAKGIDHCIRVSCGRDEDLDVFAKALPAAIEDARRLS, from the coding sequence ATGTCCCGCCCGCCATTCACGCCGACCATCGCGTCGCTGCCCAAGCTTGTGCCTTTTGTCGGACCGGAAGCCCTGGAGCGCGCTCGCGGACGGCCTTTCTCCGCCCGCCTCGGCGCCAACGAAAGCATCTTCGGATCATCTCCGAAGGCCGTTGCCGCGATGCGCGAAGCAGCCGCCGAGAACTGGAAATATTCCGACCCCGAGAATTTCGAGCTGCGGTCCGCGATCGCGGACCATCACGGCGTCGCAATCGAGAACGTTGTGGTCGGAGAAGGCATCGACGGTTTGCTCGGCCTGACCTGCACGATGTTTCTGACGCCTGGCGCTCATGTCGTCACGACCGACGGCGCCTATCCGACCTTCAACTTCCACGTCCGAGCGCACGGCGGCGTACTCGATCTCGTGCCGATGCACGACATGCGCGAAGATGTTCCGCGCCTCATTGAGAGCGCGAAAGCTCTGTCGGCACGCATGCTTTATGTATCGAATCCCAACAATCCGATGGGAAGCTGGTGGCCGGCCGAGGCCATGACACAGTTCATCGGCGCGCTAGCGCCCGAAACGCTTTTGATCCTCGATGAAGCCTACGTCGAAACAGCGCCGGAAGGCACTGCCCCGCCAATCGACATTTCAAATCCGCAGGTCGTGCATTACCGGACGTTTTCGAAAGCCTACGGACTTGCTGGCGCGCGCATCGGTTATGCGATTGGCGAAAGCAGCGTGATCGAAGCCTTCGACAAGGTCCGCAATCACTATGGCATCAACCGCGTCGGCCAGATCGGCGCGCTCGCCGCCATCCGCGATCAGGCGTATCTGCGCGATGCCGTCGGCGCCATCGCTGCCGCGCGCGAACGCATCGCCGCGATCGCATCGGCGAACGGCCTGTCTCCGTTGCCGTCCGCGGCGAACTTCGTCGCCATCGATTGCGGCCGCGATGCCGCGTTCGCCGAGCATGTTCTGAAAGCGCTGCTCGACCGCGACGTATTCGTCCGCAAGCCCATCGCCAAAGGGATCGATCACTGCATCCGCGTCTCGTGCGGCCGTGACGAGGATCTCGACGTGTTTGCCAAAGCGCTTCCCGCGGCGATCGAGGACGCGCGTCGGTTGTCATAG
- a CDS encoding DUF1489 family protein → MTLHLVKLCVGASSIDDLADWQRENRQCKSRDGKACVYHPTYQFPKRRDDLLDGGSLYWVIKGTILVRQKLVGLEEGTRDNGTPCCHIQLALPLIPVRPTPRRAFQGWRYLEDDDAPPDLKGGKRDQVAVMPAEMRKKLADLGLL, encoded by the coding sequence ATGACCCTGCACCTCGTCAAACTCTGCGTCGGCGCAAGCTCCATCGATGACCTCGCGGACTGGCAGCGCGAAAACCGGCAATGTAAGTCGCGCGACGGCAAAGCCTGCGTCTATCATCCGACGTATCAGTTTCCGAAACGGCGCGATGACCTGCTCGATGGCGGCTCGCTCTACTGGGTGATCAAAGGCACGATCCTCGTTCGGCAAAAGCTCGTCGGGCTTGAGGAGGGCACCCGAGACAACGGCACGCCGTGCTGTCATATCCAACTTGCGCTGCCGCTTATCCCGGTGCGGCCGACGCCCCGCCGCGCCTTCCAGGGCTGGCGCTATCTCGAAGACGACGACGCGCCGCCGGACCTCAAAGGCGGCAAGCGCGATCAGGTTGCGGTCATGCCGGCCGAAATGCGAAAGAAGCTCGCCGATCTTGGCCTCCTCTGA